The Porphyrobacter sp. HT-58-2 genome segment CCTTCCCGATCGCCTTCGGCAATTTCCGCCATGGCTATCTGATCGCCGAACACAGCGCCACGCGGGTGCTGCGCGACCCCTTCACGAACAAGCCCTTCGTCCACTTCTACGCAACCAAGCGGATCGGCGGGAAGGTGCTGGATTCAAACGCGATCAAGTTGCTGAAGGTCGAAGCCTGAGGCTGAATCAGCCATCCGGCGGGGGTGCCCGCTTGCCCCCGCCGGGTACTCGCGCTCGCATCGCCTCAGGCGCTCCCCCCGCCTGAATGCCGCGATGCGGGCGCATTCTTGTGGATCACAATCAGGGAGAAACCGCGATGCAGCGGACAATCGTGCAGCCCCCGGTGCTTGAGGGCGCTGCGCTGGCCGAGCTCAAGCATTGGCTCGGGATCAGCCGCCCCAATGACGATGCCGCCCTGACTGGGCTGCTCGAAACCAGCGTGACCATCTGCGAGGCCTTCACCGGCCAGGCACCGTTGCGCCAGACGGTCGAGGAGATCATTCCGCTTGTCAGTGGTTGGCAGGAGCTTGTCTCCCGGCCTGTGCAAGACCTTACCGGGGCAGCGCTCATCGGAAACGATGGCACCCGCCAGCCACTTACAATCCCTGCCGACACATTGGATGTACGGATTGGCGGAAAGGCCTCTGTCCAGCTGCTTCAGCCGCTCGAAGGACGCGGACTGGCATTGGAACTGGTGGTCGGGATCGCAGCGCAGTGGAATGGTCTCCCTCCCCCCTTGCGACAAGGGATCATCCGCCTCGCCGCACATCACTACCGTGACCGCGAGGGCAAGGCGAGCGCAGTGCCGCCAGCCAGCGTCACCGCGCTGTGGCGTCCTTGGCGCGACACGAGGCTCGGATGATCCGCGCCTCGTCGCACACCGGCCACCTGGTGCAGCGCCTGCGTGTCCGGGCCGCCAGGCTCGTCAACGAGCGGGTCGACGCTCTCCACCGCAGGCAGCACCGCACCCGCACGGACTGGCATTCCGCCGCCGCACTTTGGCCCGATCTGTTTGGAGACCAGCGCGATGGAAAATGACCTGCGTGCAGCACTGGTCGCCTGGCTGGCTGCCGATCCGGCGCTGACTGGCATCAACGCCATCGAGGAAGAGGCTCCGGTCCGCGCCAGCCCACCGTGGCTCGGGATTGCGGCCAGTGCCTCCGTAGACTGGGGCACCAAGGACCACCCCGGCCGCGAGATTCGCATCGCGCTCGAACTCGAAACCCGCACCGACTTGGCCAGCGGCGACGCCCCCTTACTCGGCGCGATCGAGCGCCGCGTGCTCAATCTGCCGCCATTCCATCCCGGCTTCGAAGTCGCCTCGATCCGCTTCCTGCGCGCCCGCAGCGAAGCCCGGGCAAACAATCTGCGCGCTGCGCTGATCGAATTCCGCTTCCGTCTCTTCGCCCCTATTCAGGAGTAAGCCCATGCCCGCACAATCCGGCGCCGCCTTTTTGCTCAAGATCGCCGACGGGGCATCGCCCCCAGCCTATCAGACCATCGCAGGCCTGCGCACCACGCAGTTGTCGATCAATGGCGACACGGTGGTCGTCACGCACAAGCAGTCCGGAGGGTGGCGGGATCTCCTATCCGGAGCTGGCACGCGCTCGGTCTCGGTCGGTGCCGCCGGGATCTTCCTTGGCAGCACTGCGGAGAGCGCTGTGCGCGCCCATGCGCTTGCCGGGACGCTGGACGACTATGAACTGTCCTTCGAGGATGGCGAGAGGCTGCGTGGACGCTTCCTCGTACAACGGCTCGATTATGCGGGGGATTTCAATGGTGAGCGCAGCTACACGCTCCAGCTGGAAAGCTCCGGACCGGTGGTGCCGGCATGATTGCTGCGGCCAACCCCCTGCGCGGCGAAAGCGCTTTGACGGTTGCGGGAGTAAACTACGTCCTGCGCCCGAGCTTCGAAAATCTGGTGCAGGCCGAAGCTGAATTGGGATCACTGTTCGCACTGATCGAGCGCGCGGCCGGGGGCGCGCTGACTCTGACCGAAATGACTGCGCTGCTTTGGCATTGCCTGCCGCTTGATGGCCGTCCTGACCGGCTTGCCGTTGGGCAGGCTGTGCTGGCGATGGGGATGGTCGGGGCAACCCAACCGGTCCGCGCCGTGCTTGCACAGGTGCTTCAGGGCGAGGCATGAGAGCGACCTTTGCCGAGGCCGCAGCCTGTTGGGCAGGGCTTGCCGCCCGCCTGCTGGGCTGGCGACCGGCCGACTTCTGGAGCGCAACGCCCGGCGAACTGGCGATGGCCCTGACCGAACCCGAACCCTTCGCCGCTTTCCCCCCGCCCAGCCGCGAAGAGATTGCCCGAATGATGGAGCGCGATGGACATGAATGACAGTTTCGAAGAACTCGTGATCGACGTGCGCGCTCGCACCGATGGCTTCGCCAGCGACGTGGAAACCATGCGACGCACGCTCGACGGATCGCTGCTCGATGGATTCAACCGGGCAGGCAATGTGCTCGAGAACGGACTGCTGGCAGCACTGCGCCGCGGCAGCCTCGGCTTTGACGACCTCAAGCGAGTGGCCTTCAATGCTCTCAACGAGATCGCCTCCTATGCCCTTCAGTCGGGTCTCTCCAGCCTGCTTGGCGGCAGTGCAGGCGGGGCGGGCGGCGGAGGGGGCCTGGGCAGTCTGATCGGCAATGCTGTCGGCGCTCTGTTTGGTCTTCCGGGACGGGCGACGGGCGGGCCGGTGGCGCCAGGCCGCGCCTATTTGGTTGGTGAGCGCGGGCCGGAGGTGTTCGTGCCCACCTCTGCGGGGCGGGTCGAAACCGGTGCTGGAGCGGCGGGTCGCGATGTGCGGGTGGCGATTGCAATCGCGGTACCGCGCGGACAGGCAGCGCCTACCGCCATGCAGCGCTCATCCCGCCAGATTGCAAGCGCAGTGCGGCGCTCGCTGCAGCAGGTCTGAGGCAGGAGCTGCGCCATGGCATTCTGGCTGGCACGCGAACGGCGCGCGCAGGAAAGCACCTTCATGCAGCGGTTCGATCCGCGCTTCTGGACCGTCAACTTCCCACGGCCGGCCATGGCCTCGGTCGTGACACTGGGGCCGGATGCCCTGCGGATTGATGTCGAACTTCATCACGCAGGCGAACTGGTGGGGTTGATCTGGGACAGTGCCGACACACTCGATCACCCGCTGCTCGCCTACGAAACCGATCGTGATTACTCGCACACCACGCTTAGCTTCCGCTGGCAGTCGGAAGGGGTCATTGCGCTCGATCAGCCCAACGGACCGACGCTGACAATCGAAGGTCGCGATGCAGCGGGCCAGCCGCGCATCTGGTATGTCCGGCTGTGGAATTACGCCGAAGGCACGCCGATTGACGCCCGGATAACCTTGCCGTTCTCATCGCTGGAAAGCGGCTTTGGGCTGCCAGGCGAGCCGATCCACGCGCAAGACATCGACCGGATGTTCATTTCACTGGTGGCACCGGGCTATGTCGCAAGCAGTACTGCCCCCCTCGCCAGCCGCTTCAATGGCTCGGTGGTAATGTCCGAAATCAGCACCGATGGCGCGCACGGGATGCTTGAACTGGGCGACGTGCTGCTGCCTCCGCATGGCGAGCGGATGGCGACAGCCTATGACGATGCCTACAACCAGACCCCAGCGCGGCTGCTACGCGGCGTCATCGGACTCGGCTACCGGGAGGATGTCGTCCACTATGTGGGGATGAGCCACTTCATGCGGCTCGCGCGGGAGGCGGGCGGCAACCTCTGGGTGGCCCCTGGCGGAGAGCTCTGCACCCCAGCATCGCGGTGGCACGCGAACTTCTTCGAACTGGCGCGGGCCGAAGACCTCGAAGTGATCGTTTCACTTAGTTACGAGGTATTCGACGCCTATTGCCCTGAAAGCTGGAAACAGCGCACCGCCAGCGGTGCTCCCGCACTGACGGGGTGGGTACCGCCATCGAGCCTGCTATCTCCTGCCCAGCAACCTGCAATGGCATGGCTGGCCGAGGTTGCAGCTGCCTTTGTTGTGCTGCTCGAAACAGCGGGACAGCCGGTGCGCTTCCAGATCGGCGAGCCCTGGTGGTGGATCACGCCATCGCGCGAAATCTGCCTTTACGACGATGCCGCAAGGGCCGCGTTCGGCGGCAATCCGCCCGTGATCACCGACATGGCTGCGCCGCTCGATGCCTCGGCGGTTGCGCTGCTGGATGCGGCGGGAGATCTGCTGGCGCAATCGACCGCTGCTCTGACAGCTGCTGTCAGAGCAGCCGCCCAGGCCGAGGCCGAAGTGCTGCTGCTGGCCTTCACCCCGACCATCCTTGCGGCGGACATGCCCGAACTCTACCGCGCCAACCTGCCGACCGGGTGGGCTGCGCCGGCCTTCGACCGCCTACAGCTTGAAGATTACGACTGGCTCACGGCAGGGGCCGATGCTGCGCGGCGGTCCGCCTATGCCTTCGTCGATGCACGCCTCGGCTATGCTTTGGCCGATCAGGATTATCTTGCAGGCTTCGTGCTTGATCCGGCTGATGCTGAACAGTTCTGGACGCGGATCGATGCCGGGATCGACGAGGCCGCCGCACGCGGCATTCCGCGTCGCTATGTCTGGGCGCTGCCGCAGATCAACCGCGATGGTTTCACTCGCCTCGCCCCCGCTTCGGAGCAAGCCATGAACCCGTTCGACAACGTGCTCTACCCCTTTGCGCTGGGGCGCAGCGCCTCGGTTGCGCCTGAATTCTCGACTTCGATCGCAGTCACTGCTTCAGGGCATGAGCGGCGCAATTCGCTGTGGGCCGACGCGCGGCTACATTTCGATGTCGGGCCAGGCATCCGGTCGGAACCGGAACTGTCGGAACTGATCGCCTTTTTCCGTGCCCGCCGCGGCCCAGCCCGAGGCTTCAGGATCATGGATCCGTTTGACAACAGCTCCAACGGGATGACCAGCGCGCCGACAATGCTCGATCAGCTGATCGGTGTAGGCGATGGGTTGGTCGCCGACTTCCAGCTAATCAAGTCCTATGGCGGCGCTGAACCTCAGGTTCGGCCAATCACCCGCCCTCGCCCTGAAACCTTGATGGTCAGCATCGGCGGCGTTGCCAGCACCGCATGGACGCTGGGGGAAAAGGGCCTGCTGCGCCTGCTGGCCGCACCTCCTGCCGGCGCCGAAGTCCGCGCTGGCTTTCGCTTCGATGTACCGGTGCGCTTTGCCGAAGACCGACTTGATGTCTCGGCCGTCAACTTCGCCGCTGGGGAGGCGCCATCGGTGCCGCTGATCGAGATCAGGGAAGCCGTGTGATGCGGGTGTTCTTTGACCGCGAGCTGGACACGGTTGCGACCTTTTGGCGCATCTATCGCCGTGACGGCGTGGCGCTTGCGTTTACCAGCCATGACCGCGACCTGACATTCGGCGGAATCCGGCACCTTGCTGCCCCAGGCATGGTTCCGGCTGCGATCCGGCTCACGGCTGCGCTCTCCAATGACAGTGCTGAAGTGCAGGGCGCGCTCAATCACGATTCGATTGGCGCCGCCGATCT includes the following:
- a CDS encoding GTA-gp10 family protein, which gives rise to MIAAANPLRGESALTVAGVNYVLRPSFENLVQAEAELGSLFALIERAAGGALTLTEMTALLWHCLPLDGRPDRLAVGQAVLAMGMVGATQPVRAVLAQVLQGEA
- a CDS encoding DUF3168 domain-containing protein, with protein sequence MENDLRAALVAWLAADPALTGINAIEEEAPVRASPPWLGIAASASVDWGTKDHPGREIRIALELETRTDLASGDAPLLGAIERRVLNLPPFHPGFEVASIRFLRARSEARANNLRAALIEFRFRLFAPIQE
- a CDS encoding phage tail tube protein, with translation MPAQSGAAFLLKIADGASPPAYQTIAGLRTTQLSINGDTVVVTHKQSGGWRDLLSGAGTRSVSVGAAGIFLGSTAESAVRAHALAGTLDDYELSFEDGERLRGRFLVQRLDYAGDFNGERSYTLQLESSGPVVPA
- a CDS encoding DUF2460 domain-containing protein; translated protein: MAFWLARERRAQESTFMQRFDPRFWTVNFPRPAMASVVTLGPDALRIDVELHHAGELVGLIWDSADTLDHPLLAYETDRDYSHTTLSFRWQSEGVIALDQPNGPTLTIEGRDAAGQPRIWYVRLWNYAEGTPIDARITLPFSSLESGFGLPGEPIHAQDIDRMFISLVAPGYVASSTAPLASRFNGSVVMSEISTDGAHGMLELGDVLLPPHGERMATAYDDAYNQTPARLLRGVIGLGYREDVVHYVGMSHFMRLAREAGGNLWVAPGGELCTPASRWHANFFELARAEDLEVIVSLSYEVFDAYCPESWKQRTASGAPALTGWVPPSSLLSPAQQPAMAWLAEVAAAFVVLLETAGQPVRFQIGEPWWWITPSREICLYDDAARAAFGGNPPVITDMAAPLDASAVALLDAAGDLLAQSTAALTAAVRAAAQAEAEVLLLAFTPTILAADMPELYRANLPTGWAAPAFDRLQLEDYDWLTAGADAARRSAYAFVDARLGYALADQDYLAGFVLDPADAEQFWTRIDAGIDEAAARGIPRRYVWALPQINRDGFTRLAPASEQAMNPFDNVLYPFALGRSASVAPEFSTSIAVTASGHERRNSLWADARLHFDVGPGIRSEPELSELIAFFRARRGPARGFRIMDPFDNSSNGMTSAPTMLDQLIGVGDGLVADFQLIKSYGGAEPQVRPITRPRPETLMVSIGGVASTAWTLGEKGLLRLLAAPPAGAEVRAGFRFDVPVRFAEDRLDVSAVNFAAGEAPSVPLIEIREAV
- a CDS encoding phage tail assembly chaperone, producing the protein MRATFAEAAACWAGLAARLLGWRPADFWSATPGELAMALTEPEPFAAFPPPSREEIARMMERDGHE
- a CDS encoding tail tape measure protein; the encoded protein is MNDSFEELVIDVRARTDGFASDVETMRRTLDGSLLDGFNRAGNVLENGLLAALRRGSLGFDDLKRVAFNALNEIASYALQSGLSSLLGGSAGGAGGGGGLGSLIGNAVGALFGLPGRATGGPVAPGRAYLVGERGPEVFVPTSAGRVETGAGAAGRDVRVAIAIAVPRGQAAPTAMQRSSRQIASAVRRSLQQV
- a CDS encoding head-tail connector protein → MQRTIVQPPVLEGAALAELKHWLGISRPNDDAALTGLLETSVTICEAFTGQAPLRQTVEEIIPLVSGWQELVSRPVQDLTGAALIGNDGTRQPLTIPADTLDVRIGGKASVQLLQPLEGRGLALELVVGIAAQWNGLPPPLRQGIIRLAAHHYRDREGKASAVPPASVTALWRPWRDTRLG